The DNA region ATCGTCGTCGAGCCCCCCGGCGTCGTGCGCGACAGGTCGCCGTACGCCCCCGAGCCGGATCCCCAGGACCTCGCCTTCACCGGGATCCGGGTGAACCCGGAGAGCGGGGCGCCCGAGTCGCGCCCACCCCAGCTCCCCGAGAAACGCATTTACGTGCGCGGCATGCGTGCGATCGACTGGGAGGCCGAAGATCCCAACGGCGACACCCTGTCCTTCGACCTGTCGTTCCGGGGCGAGGGGGAATCCGCCTGGAAGACGCTGGCGAAGGGGCTGCGCGACAGCTATTTCGCGCTCGACTCGACGCAGCTGCCCGACGGCCTCTACCGGGTGCGCGTCGAAGCGACCGATGCGCTGTCCAATGCGGCAGGGCAGGCGAAGACCGCGAGTCTCACCGGGGATCCCTTCCTGGTGGACAACACGCCGCCATCGCTTCAGGTCACGGCCCGCAAGAGCGGCAAGGACGTGGTCATCGACGTGTCGGCGAGCGATGTGCCGGGACCGATCGCCCGCGCGGAGTATTCGGTGGACGCGGCGCGCTGGGTGCCGATGGCCCCGACGGACGGCGTCTCGGATTCTCGCACCGAGACCTACAGCGTCAGCCTCCCGGGGCTTCGTCCCGGCGAGCACACGGTGATCGTCAAAGTGACCGACCTCCTGGGCAACACCGGGGCGGGCAAGGCCACCTTCACCTCCGACTGAGCGGGCCCTTGAGGAAGACCGCATGAGAGCCGACTCCCCCGCCGCTCTCCGGCTGCCGCTCAGGGCGATTGCCATCCTTCTCCTCCTGCTCGCGGTCCCGGGCGCGTGCGGCCCGGCTCCTTCGAAGACCGGCCGCGGGGCGGGTGAGGGCCCGTACGGAGGCCGGTTCGTCTTCCCTCTCTCGAGCGAGCCGACGACGCTCAATTTTGTGACGGGAAGCGACCTCGTCAGCGACACCGTGGGCCGCCTGGTGGGCGACGGCCTGGTGGATTGTGACGAGAGGCTGCAGATTGTGCCGCGTCTCGCGGAGTCATGGGAGTTCTCGCCGGACGGCCGCGTGCTGACCTTTCACCTGCGCCGGGGCGCTCGCTTCCACGACGGGCTGCCCGTGACCAGCGCCGACGTCAGGTACACCTACGAGCGCGTCATCGATCCCAGGAGCCGCGCCGTCGGGCGGGTGGATGGGTTCCTGCCTGTCGAGCGGGTGGAGACGCCGGACGAGGAGACGGTGCGGGTGACGTATCGGTTCCCGTACTCCCCGGCGCTGGCCGCCTGGGAGGTGCCGATCCTGCCGCGCCATCTCTACGAGCGCGAGGATTTCCTGACGGCGCGCCCCAACCGGGCGCCCGTCGGCACCGGCCCGTTCCGTTTCGTCGGCTGGGAAGCGGGCCGGCGCATCGTCCTGGCCGCCAACGAGGACTACTGGGGGGGCCGCCCGTTTCTCGACTCGATCGAGCTTCCGATCGTTCCGTCGGAGGAGACCCGTCTGCAGGCCCTGCTCGCCGGGGAGATCGACTACGCCACGCTCACGCCGATGCAGTGGGTGGCGCACGCCTCGGACCCATCCTTCGCGCGCCGCTTCGACACGATCGAGTACCCGTCGCTCTTCACGTATTACATCGCGTGGCGCTCGGATGGCTCGAACCCCTTCTTTACGGATCCCCTGGTGCGCCGGGCGATGGCCCTGGCGCTCGATCGCGAGGGATATGTTCGCAACGTCCTGCGCGGGGCGGCCCGTGTGTCGGCCTCGCTCTTCCATCCTTCGGTGCTGCCCCCCGACCCCGCGCAGCCCGCCGCCCCATTCGACCCCACCGGAGCGGCGGAGCTCCTCGATCGCGCCGGCTGGCCGGTCGATCCGCGAACGGGCCTGCGGACGCGCCGCGGCGTACCGTTCCGCTTCGCT from Candidatus Polarisedimenticolia bacterium includes:
- a CDS encoding ABC transporter substrate-binding protein — translated: MRADSPAALRLPLRAIAILLLLLAVPGACGPAPSKTGRGAGEGPYGGRFVFPLSSEPTTLNFVTGSDLVSDTVGRLVGDGLVDCDERLQIVPRLAESWEFSPDGRVLTFHLRRGARFHDGLPVTSADVRYTYERVIDPRSRAVGRVDGFLPVERVETPDEETVRVTYRFPYSPALAAWEVPILPRHLYEREDFLTARPNRAPVGTGPFRFVGWEAGRRIVLAANEDYWGGRPFLDSIELPIVPSEETRLQALLAGEIDYATLTPMQWVAHASDPSFARRFDTIEYPSLFTYYIAWRSDGSNPFFTDPLVRRAMALALDREGYVRNVLRGAARVSASLFHPSVLPPDPAQPAAPFDPTGAAELLDRAGWPVDPRTGLRTRRGVPFRFALLIFSGGQDHVQFSQVAQESLQHLGIEMSIQRLDWPTLWGRLQKGEFQAALSGFVSSVDPDGVAYGMLHSSQVKGGQNYAGFNDPQTDAWIEEGRREVDPVQRQLTYRRIERRASDLQPYTCLFSPMTRAAMVRRIGGVHPGPRGLIAHYPGLARLRVLDHEGP